The genomic window TATGATAATGAATTATGATCGGAATTTGTAGGTGGAGGTACAAGTGGAGTACATACTTTTGGGAGGGGTTATCCTTCTTGGCCTTGGCCATCGCAATAATCGCGTTCCATTTGGCGGTGATTCGCGGTTGAGTCAATTCAATATCCGCAAAGCTGCCACACGCTTCTACACGACCATCTTTTATGGCAATTAacttaaagtttaaaataaaaaattcagTTAATTTTCTTCCTTATTTCTTAAGATAAAACATAAAAGTTCTTCACATCAAATGTGGGTTAAAAGTTTAAACAAGAGAAGGTCAAGTCTGTGAAACGTATAAAATGTGTATTGCCTAAGAAAGGACTTACGTATTCCGCCTCCTTGATGCGGTGCAATTGCTGAGTCACAAGGATAAAAGTTCGATTCGACTTTTGCAGCATCTCACGTATGCAGTGCTCAAATATGTGCTCGCCCACTTCGTTGTCAAGTGAAGCCAATGGGTCATCCTAAGCAAAATATTGTGTTATTTGTGTTAATATTaacaaagtatatatattcggGTATgttataaagtaaatattcaTATAGAGCTAGTTGACCGCGTTTATTGGATTAAAGAGCTTCACATCACAActgaaacaaatttaaaagtcTCCCTCAAGGTATTTGAGTCATGAACCCGGTTCTTGGTGGCCCTTTCGACTATTCGGGACCCAGCATCTTGCTGGGCTGCACCCACTCCCTGAAGTCCTCCCGTGAGATGCCGTTGTGGAGGGCCTCCTCCTCCAAAGTGGTGCCGCTTATGTGGGCCGCCCTGGCGATCGCAGCGGCGCGCTCGTAGCCAATGTGGGGACTCAGGGCGGTGACCAGCATCAGGGACTCCTTGAGGATGCTCTTGATCTTGCTCCTGTTCGGCTCGATGCCCTCGAGGCAGTTGGCGCAGAAGGACTTCATGCCATCGCCCAACAGGGTGACCGAGCGCAGCACATTGGAGGCAATCATGGGCATAAAGGTGTTCAGCTGAAAGTGGCCAGAGGAACCACCCATGGTGACGGCCACATGGTTGCCCATCACCTGGGCGCAGATCATGGACATGGCCTCGCACTGCGTGGGATTCACCTTGCCGGGCATGATTGAACTGCCTGGCTCGTTCTCCGGCAGATGCAGTTCCCCAAATCCGCAACGTGGTCCCGAGCCAAGGAATCGTATGTCATTCGCTATCTTCATCACACTCGCCGCAATGGTGTTGAGTTCCCCGTGCAGTTCCACCAGCGAATCGCAGGTGGAGATGGATTCGAAGAAGTTCGGTGACTCAACAAAGGGCAGAAATGTTAGCTCGGCTATCCGCTTGATGCACTGCTCGGAATATCCCGGCTTGGTCTCCGCTCCGGTGCCCACCTTAGTGCCGCCCATGGGCAACTGATACAGTCGACACAGGGCCGAGTCCAGTCGCAACCTGCCGTTCACAAGTTGCTGCTGATAGCCACTGAACTCCTGGCCGAGGGACAGCGGAACTGCGTCCATGAGATGCGTTCTGCCAATCTTGATCAAGTCCATCCAATCATTCGACTTCCTGGCCAGCAGATCAATAAAGATCCTTAAGCTGGGATACAGCTTCTCCTGCAGTTGCATGGCCACGGCGATTCGCACGGCCGTGGAGAAAGTGTCATGGGAACTTTGTGCCATGTTGACATGGTCATTGGGATCCACCGGCTCCTTGGAACCCATCTGGCCGCCCAGAATCTCGATGGCTCGATTGCAGATGACCTCGTTCACGTTCATGTTCGTGTGCCCGCCGCATCCATCCTGCCATATGACCAACGGAAAGTGCTCCTCTTCATAGAGTTTGCCCGATATAACATCATCACAGGCCTTGGAAATGGCATCGCATAGATGCTCCTCCATGCAATGGATTTTGTTTGCCTCCGCAGCCGATTTCTTCACTATGCCCAGGGCACTGATAAGGGGTCGCTGTGAGTTTGGAGATCATAAGAATCTATATATTCAAAGTCAATACACTCATACTGGCATTCGTTCCTCAACGCCCCCAATCGGGAACTTCATCAGGGATCTCATGGTCTGCGGACCGAACATTCGATCGAGGGGAATGTGCACGGGACCCGTGGAATCATATTCAACTCGAGTGTCTGGCACTATCAGGCGAGCCAGTTTGTACATCAAACTGAAAATCTCCTTCTGGTCGAAAGACATTTTGGGAAATTTTTAGGTATAGGTATTTCGAATTGAATATGTAGGCCCAAAAGTACAGGTCAGGTAAAGATTACTCGATTATGGtcggatatacatatatcacaCTAAATGTTTTGAATTCCATGCTTAATGGAAATAACATCTCATTACTAAACATTTTACCATTATCTtcttttaaacatatataagCTTACCATAATGACCACATTAGCCGATGAATATATAGCTCGAGCTATGGCAATTCGCTGCCTTTGTCCTCCAGAGATGTTTACTCCGCGCTCCCCGATAATGGTAAGATCCCCTCGGGGCATTAGCTCAATATCTGGCTTAAGGGCACAGGCATCCAATACAAAATCATATCGCTTCGGTCGAAAGGCTTCTCCGAAAAGTATGTTCTCCCGAATGGTGTCATTTAAGAGCCAAGGTTGTTGTGAAACATACGAAATAGTGCAGGTTCTggataaaacaaaattaaaatcaattgtAAATTATGATTTGCCAAAGTATTTGCTTAGGTtatgcttttgctttgctttagGTTTGCTTTTTTTGCTTTGGTTTCTTTTGGGTTTGCTTTGGTGCTGCTTTAGAATTGGGCTAGCTTTAAGTATGCTGTGGATTTGCTTTTGGTTTGCTTAGTGATTTATTATGGACTTTCTTAGGCTTTGCTTTGGATTTTGGCTTGGTTTTGCTTTGAGAATGCTATTGGTTTCCCTTATATCTGGtcatgttcgtctgtccgtttgtctgtccgtatgaacaaGAAGATAGAGAGTTGGTATTCAACGGAATCGCTTTAGCTGAGTAACAATCTATATGTGCACAGAACTAccttttatgttttaaatacCAAATGAGTGACTTAATATGAAATATCAGAGTTTTCTTGTTGAATGTATTTCAGgaaatatgtacaaaaaaaagcataaGTTTGCAAGTCAAATGCGGACAGGAAGGGAAGCCCCGAGGATACCACAGAAAAAAAGCGTACTCGAACTAACATAGACATTTATTACagtaattgaaattattgCACATTTGCCGGTTGCCAAGATGCAGTtggagatggggatggagatTTGGGTTGGGGATGGAAAGGGGCGGTCGTGCTGAAGGAAGCAATGTAAGCAAAGGCCACAGGATCGCATCGAGTCCTGCTGTAAGGAGCAAGTCTGCGTTTCCACTGCGCGATTTCCATTTCTTAAATGCATTTGTATATGGCCTCAATGCACCCTTTGCTCCCCTTTTTCTCCCTCAGCCAGACGACtatgccatttttattttatgtgcaataaaattaacaacGCACACAGGCGTTTTGTGATAAATTACGGAATCACGTGGCTCGCATTGAAACGACTGTTAAAATATGTTGTATGACTGCGGcggattcgattcgattgcgGCAGCAACCACTAAAGTTTAAACTATTCCACCTACTTTCTTTGACTTTTTCCCGGAAAATGGGTTGACCTAATATCGCGTAGTACAGATATTTGCATTTAGAAGTGGCTAGATGAATTCCCATCGTATGATTCTTTAAGTATGATTCTTTAAGTACTATGCTTCTTTAAGTACTTAACTAAcacttttaaataaaccaGCCGCAATAcaaattcatatttttcaatatatttatgcGTGCTAAAATAGTtgaaaattatgcaattaaattgaTAAACGGCCAAACAAACTTATCCACTATGTTGCGTGGCTTCTGCTGTTTGCAGAACTGAAAATAAGCACATAAATAGCTAAGCAAATTTGCAGGAGCCGTGTAGTCTGGGTGTTCTGTGTTGACAGACAAGGAAACGTGCTTAATCTTGGCCCCAGGAAATTGGAAAAGGTTTCCCATGCTTAAGGCAGCCAAAAGTGCTTTAAATTGAACCATATTTTCAAATTCGTATAAGAAAGTGAAATTTGCTATGAAAACTAGACGTGTGAAGTACTGGTAACCGGGACTCCCTTTCCGCATGTCCGTATGTGTCCGTATAAAAGTCAAGTTTTTGAAACTTTTAGAGCTGATGAGCAAGTGGAGGTTACGAACagcaaaaatgaatttaaattaatagtaACCACATTAGGGATTGCCTAAAAACCGAAGACTGTAAGAAGTTTACTCACTTGTGCCAAAACATGTTGCCTGCGAGGAGCGGCATC from Drosophila yakuba strain Tai18E2 chromosome 2L, Prin_Dyak_Tai18E2_2.1, whole genome shotgun sequence includes these protein-coding regions:
- the LOC26535465 gene encoding fumarate hydratase, mitochondrial translates to MSFDQKEIFSLMYKLARLIVPDTRVEYDSTGPVHIPLDRMFGPQTMRSLMKFPIGGVEERMPRPLISALGIVKKSAAEANKIHCMEEHLCDAISKACDDVISGKLYEEEHFPLVIWQDGCGGHTNMNVNEVICNRAIEILGGQMGSKEPVDPNDHVNMAQSSHDTFSTAVRIAVAMQLQEKLYPSLRIFIDLLARKSNDWMDLIKIGRTHLMDAVPLSLGQEFSGYQQQLVNGRLRLDSALCRLYQLPMGGTKVGTGAETKPGYSEQCIKRIAELTFLPFVESPNFFESISTCDSLVELHGELNTIAASVMKIANDIRFLGSGPRCGFGELHLPENEPGSSIMPGKVNPTQCEAMSMICAQVMGNHVAVTMGGSSGHFQLNTFMPMIASNVLRSVTLLGDGMKSFCANCLEGIEPNRSKIKSILKESLMLVTALSPHIGYERAAAIARAAHISGTTLEEEALHNGISREDFREWVQPSKMLGPE